One genomic window of uncultured delta proteobacterium includes the following:
- a CDS encoding D-isomer specific 2-hydroxyacid dehydrogenase, NAD-binding — protein MSRFNILMFQTMHEKGTAVLRECCDLHYAESLDEDYLADAIKDKDGVIIRANGAITRRMIEGARNLKVIGRHGVGLDAIDLVAAAERGIPVVSTPEANNASVAEGFFGLAFALAKRVTGGNAAVRAGDWDFRNRYRTASLSGKTLGIYGFGKIGQMVGRMGHFGFDMPLLYADAISHPEAEKSLGATRVTPEELFERADFISINLPLFPSTRKAVTAKLLNRMKPTAFVVNMARGPIWEEADVYAVLKEGKIAGAGSDVFDPEPPSTDNPLLTMENFICSPHNSAHTEEGMINMSMVAADVVAVLQGRAPKYLVPPPAAK, from the coding sequence ATGTCCCGTTTTAACATTCTCATGTTCCAGACCATGCACGAAAAAGGCACCGCCGTGCTGCGGGAATGCTGCGACCTGCACTACGCCGAATCCCTTGATGAGGACTATCTTGCCGACGCCATCAAGGACAAGGACGGCGTCATCATCCGGGCCAACGGGGCCATTACCCGCCGGATGATCGAAGGCGCGCGGAATCTTAAGGTCATCGGCCGCCACGGGGTGGGGCTGGACGCCATCGACCTGGTTGCCGCCGCCGAGCGCGGCATCCCCGTAGTCAGTACGCCGGAAGCCAATAACGCCAGCGTCGCCGAAGGATTCTTCGGCCTCGCCTTCGCGCTCGCCAAAAGGGTCACGGGCGGCAACGCCGCCGTGCGCGCCGGGGACTGGGATTTCCGCAACCGGTACCGCACCGCGTCCCTTTCCGGCAAAACCCTCGGAATTTACGGGTTCGGCAAAATAGGCCAGATGGTGGGCCGCATGGGGCACTTCGGCTTTGACATGCCGCTGCTCTACGCGGACGCCATCAGCCATCCGGAAGCGGAAAAATCCCTGGGCGCAACCAGGGTCACGCCGGAAGAGCTTTTCGAGCGGGCCGACTTCATTTCCATCAACCTGCCGCTCTTCCCCTCCACCCGCAAAGCGGTGACCGCGAAGCTCCTTAACCGGATGAAGCCCACGGCCTTCGTGGTGAACATGGCGCGCGGCCCCATCTGGGAAGAAGCGGACGTGTATGCCGTTCTGAAAGAAGGAAAAATAGCCGGGGCCGGGTCGGACGTGTTCGATCCCGAACCGCCCAGCACGGACAACCCGCTGCTCACCATGGAAAATTTCATCTGCTCCCCGCACAACTCGGCCCATACCGAGGAGGGGATGATAAACATGAGCATGGTGGCCGCCGATGTTGTGGCCGTGCTCCAGGGCCGCGCGCCCAAGTATCTCGTGCCGCCCCCGGCCGCGAAGTAG
- a CDS encoding conserved hypothetical protein (Evidence 4 : Homologs of previously reported genes of unknown function) has protein sequence MEVVSFGTVSTGAEVFFARHLLRFDHIFTVNRVKPHTAFHARVESGISKMLAVGCGKHVGASNMHKYDLTKTLEPAASLILEKAPVLGGLAIVENAHEDTHLVRLALAENMLDTDAELLQIAWKNFPRLPIDALDALYLDEMGKNISGAGMDTNIVGLWRREGGERKPDYKCLAVFSLTPESHGNAMGLGMADVIPRSMYEGINMEATYLNGLTAGLWRAVRTPVVLPTVRDIVTTSLSKIPESQEPRVARLRNTLMLEDFWATRPLLEELSGRDDIIVEGKTNTWNFGPAGELLPFSLE, from the coding sequence ATGGAAGTGGTGTCTTTCGGCACCGTGAGCACCGGAGCGGAGGTATTTTTCGCCCGCCATCTGCTGCGTTTTGACCACATCTTCACCGTCAACCGCGTTAAGCCGCATACCGCTTTCCACGCGCGGGTGGAGTCGGGCATCTCCAAAATGCTGGCCGTCGGGTGCGGCAAACATGTCGGCGCGTCCAACATGCACAAGTACGACCTGACCAAAACCCTGGAACCGGCCGCCAGCCTGATTCTTGAAAAGGCCCCGGTTCTCGGCGGGCTGGCCATCGTGGAAAACGCCCATGAGGATACCCACCTCGTCCGCCTGGCCCTGGCCGAAAACATGCTTGATACGGACGCGGAACTGCTCCAGATAGCCTGGAAAAACTTTCCCCGCCTGCCCATTGACGCGCTCGACGCGCTGTACCTCGACGAAATGGGGAAAAACATCAGCGGCGCCGGGATGGACACCAACATCGTCGGCCTTTGGCGGCGGGAAGGGGGCGAGCGCAAGCCCGATTACAAATGCCTGGCCGTATTTTCCCTCACGCCGGAATCGCACGGCAACGCCATGGGGTTAGGCATGGCGGACGTCATTCCCCGCAGCATGTACGAGGGCATCAACATGGAGGCCACCTACCTGAACGGCCTCACCGCCGGGCTGTGGCGGGCGGTGCGTACCCCGGTCGTGCTGCCCACGGTGCGCGACATCGTCACCACCTCCCTTTCCAAAATACCGGAGAGCCAGGAACCGCGCGTGGCGCGTTTACGCAACACGCTCATGCTGGAGGATTTCTGGGCCACCCGGCCGTTGCTGGAAGAACTCTCCGGCAGGGATGACATCATTGTCGAAGGCAAAACGAACACCTGGAATTTCGGCCCCGCGGGCGAATTGCTCCCCTTTTCGTTAGAGTAG
- a CDS encoding transposase: MKISKEQYERIADSFPRQRGNVTQDNLKIINAILYVAENGCKWRSLPKEFGNWHSIYTRMSRWSKNGVLDRIFERLQRERLISIKIEAFSLDSTIVKVHPDGTGALKKLVHNPSENPGADGQPKFIWLPRQPNAR, from the coding sequence ATGAAGATTTCCAAAGAACAATACGAGCGCATTGCGGATAGTTTTCCGCGACAGCGCGGCAACGTTACCCAGGACAACCTTAAAATTATCAATGCCATCTTGTATGTTGCCGAAAATGGCTGCAAGTGGCGAAGTCTGCCGAAAGAGTTTGGAAACTGGCATTCTATTTATACTCGCATGAGTCGATGGAGCAAAAATGGCGTACTTGACAGAATCTTTGAACGCCTCCAGCGGGAACGCTTGATCTCCATCAAAATAGAAGCCTTCTCTCTCGACAGCACTATTGTTAAAGTTCACCCCGACGGAACAGGGGCCTTAAAAAAACTGGTCCACAATCCATCGGAAAATCCAGGGGCGGATGGACAACCAAAATTCATATGGTTGCCGCGTCAGCCGAATGCGCGTTGA
- a CDS encoding TRAP transporter, 4TM/12TM fusion protein has product MTEEDKSQEIATLKEMGVSALGTEDADEILRKFDAEARVRKLDGFASKILTGVAVLMSVFHLYMAGLGTMPTNKQRMLHLAFTLVIIFLSYPFSKKGSKKGASIIDFMLAAVGLIVNLYIFFAIDDISAKAGLVTQTDIILGTITIVIVLEAARRCVGYELPLLAIAFLAYAYLGPYLPGDLMHRGYSFERLVDHMFISAEGIYGIALGVSSTFIFLFILFGAFLGATGLSELFTNASLAIAGHKPGGPAKVAIIASGLLGMINGSAAANVVTTGAFTIPLMKHVGYQAHFAGAVEAVASTGGQIMPPVMGAAAFIMAEFLGIPYKTVMITALIPAILYYLAVWINVDLEARKLGLKGLPKDQLPDAKAELKKSGHLLLPIVLLMYLLLADYTPAYSAFYSILALVAVSFFKKHTRMNLKSLIISLDSGARQAVGVAVACAVVGIIVGVVSITGLGLQLANMILMLSGGLLIPTLFLTMVACMIMGMGMPTSAAYIVAGTVAAPAMVNLGVDPIVAHMFVLYYAVLSAITPPVALAAYAGAGIANAPPSKVGWTAVRLGLAGFIVPFMFVFSPALCAQSDSLLIIFRCLATATIGIYCLACSIQGYMLKNTDYLERALLFASALLLIDGGVITDAAGFGLLAIVWVKQKASSKKAAALQTAATE; this is encoded by the coding sequence ATGACTGAAGAAGATAAATCCCAAGAAATAGCTACCTTGAAAGAAATGGGTGTCTCTGCGCTGGGAACAGAGGATGCGGACGAGATTTTGCGGAAGTTCGACGCTGAAGCCAGGGTACGCAAACTGGATGGGTTTGCCTCCAAGATACTGACCGGCGTTGCCGTGCTCATGTCTGTTTTCCATCTTTACATGGCGGGCCTCGGCACCATGCCCACCAACAAACAGCGCATGCTCCACCTGGCGTTTACCCTGGTCATCATATTTCTATCCTACCCCTTCAGCAAAAAAGGCAGCAAGAAAGGGGCCAGCATCATCGACTTCATGCTCGCGGCGGTCGGCTTGATCGTTAACCTCTACATCTTTTTCGCCATTGACGATATTTCGGCAAAAGCCGGTCTGGTTACGCAAACCGATATAATCCTTGGCACCATTACCATTGTGATTGTGCTGGAAGCCGCCAGACGGTGCGTGGGGTATGAACTGCCCCTGCTGGCGATAGCCTTTTTGGCGTATGCCTATTTAGGGCCGTATTTGCCGGGGGATTTGATGCACCGGGGATACAGCTTTGAACGGCTCGTCGACCACATGTTCATCAGCGCGGAAGGGATATACGGGATTGCGCTGGGCGTGTCCTCGACGTTTATCTTCCTGTTCATTCTGTTCGGCGCCTTTCTGGGCGCGACGGGGCTCTCGGAACTGTTCACCAACGCGTCCCTGGCCATCGCGGGGCACAAGCCCGGCGGCCCGGCGAAGGTCGCCATTATCGCCAGCGGCCTTCTGGGCATGATCAACGGCAGCGCCGCCGCCAACGTCGTGACCACCGGGGCGTTCACCATCCCTCTCATGAAGCACGTCGGGTACCAGGCGCATTTTGCCGGGGCGGTGGAAGCGGTGGCCTCCACCGGCGGCCAGATCATGCCGCCGGTCATGGGCGCCGCGGCGTTCATCATGGCGGAATTTTTGGGCATTCCCTACAAGACGGTCATGATTACGGCGTTGATCCCGGCGATTCTTTACTATCTGGCCGTGTGGATCAACGTCGACCTAGAAGCGCGCAAATTGGGGCTGAAGGGCCTGCCGAAAGACCAACTGCCCGATGCGAAAGCGGAATTGAAGAAAAGCGGGCACTTGCTGCTGCCCATCGTGTTGCTCATGTATCTTTTGCTCGCGGATTATACGCCGGCGTACTCCGCTTTCTACAGCATTCTTGCGCTGGTCGCCGTCAGCTTTTTCAAAAAGCACACGCGGATGAACCTCAAGTCGCTGATTATTTCCCTGGATTCCGGCGCCCGGCAGGCGGTCGGCGTGGCCGTCGCCTGCGCCGTCGTCGGCATCATCGTCGGGGTCGTCAGCATCACCGGCCTCGGGCTGCAACTGGCCAACATGATCCTGATGCTCTCGGGCGGGCTGCTTATACCGACGCTGTTCCTGACCATGGTGGCCTGCATGATTATGGGCATGGGCATGCCGACGTCGGCGGCGTATATCGTTGCCGGCACCGTGGCCGCCCCCGCCATGGTGAACTTGGGCGTGGACCCGATCGTCGCGCACATGTTCGTGCTGTATTACGCGGTGCTTTCCGCCATCACGCCGCCCGTGGCGCTCGCCGCGTACGCCGGAGCCGGCATTGCGAACGCCCCGCCCTCCAAGGTGGGGTGGACGGCCGTACGGCTCGGCCTGGCAGGCTTTATCGTGCCGTTCATGTTCGTGTTCTCTCCGGCTCTGTGCGCTCAGTCGGACAGTTTGCTGATTATTTTCCGGTGCCTTGCCACGGCAACGATAGGGATCTACTGTCTGGCGTGCTCCATCCAGGGGTATATGCTGAAAAACACCGACTATCTGGAAAGGGCGCTTCTGTTCGCCAGCGCCTTGCTGCTCATTGACGGCGGCGTTATCACCGATGCCGCCGGCTTCGGCCTCCTTGCCATCGTCTGGGTGAAACAAAAGGCCTCCAGCAAGAAGGCGGCAGCGTTGCAGACGGCAGCAACGGAATAG
- a CDS encoding conserved hypothetical protein (Evidence 4 : Homologs of previously reported genes of unknown function) translates to MTQQFPTMYKFKQRFEGESIADIPAAIAEEFRKSGIAERVKPGQRVAVCAGSRGIANLPVIVKAVVDNFTALGLTPVVAPAMGSHGNATAEGQLEMLADLGVSEKTIGVPFERTWKWCLSAP, encoded by the coding sequence GTGACGCAGCAGTTCCCCACCATGTACAAATTCAAACAACGGTTTGAAGGTGAAAGCATAGCCGACATTCCAGCGGCAATCGCCGAGGAGTTTCGAAAATCGGGCATCGCGGAACGGGTCAAACCGGGGCAGCGCGTGGCCGTCTGCGCGGGCTCCCGGGGAATCGCCAACCTGCCCGTCATCGTCAAGGCCGTGGTGGACAATTTTACAGCGCTGGGCCTCACCCCCGTCGTGGCGCCCGCCATGGGTTCCCACGGCAACGCCACCGCCGAGGGGCAGCTTGAGATGCTCGCGGATCTCGGCGTTTCCGAAAAAACCATCGGTGTGCCGTTCGAGCGGACATGGAAGTGGTGTCTTTCGGCACCGTGA
- a CDS encoding 2-oxoglutarate ferredoxin oxidoreductase, delta subunit (fragment), with protein MASVTILTESCKGVEDCGLCMEVCPKNLFSAADKANTRGYLPSAVVDQDACIGCQTCMFTCPDFAIVVVKSKTSKEAANG; from the coding sequence GTGGCAAGCGTAACCATTCTGACCGAATCATGTAAGGGTGTGGAAGACTGCGGCCTGTGCATGGAAGTCTGCCCGAAAAACCTCTTCTCGGCGGCGGACAAGGCCAATACCAGAGGGTATCTTCCCTCGGCCGTCGTCGACCAGGACGCCTGCATCGGCTGCCAGACCTGTATGTTCACCTGCCCGGATTTCGCCATTGTCGTGGTGAAGAGCAAAACGTCAAAGGAGGCGGCCAATGGCTGA
- a CDS encoding transposase, translating into MVAASAECALIFSLSPGNAGDAPQGRRLLERLGPAPKRYSLLMDRAYEGNETQCLSRALGYEPVVPPNPNRLKPWEYDKELYKKRNEVERLFRRLKGFRRIATRYDKLDVMFLAFIVFALIVEALK; encoded by the coding sequence ATGGTTGCCGCGTCAGCCGAATGCGCGTTGATATTCAGTCTCTCCCCCGGCAATGCCGGGGATGCGCCTCAGGGCCGAAGGCTCTTGGAACGCCTTGGCCCTGCTCCGAAGCGATATAGCCTTCTCATGGACAGAGCCTATGAAGGCAATGAAACACAGTGCTTAAGTCGCGCCTTGGGCTACGAACCGGTGGTTCCGCCAAATCCCAATCGGCTGAAGCCGTGGGAGTATGACAAAGAGCTATACAAAAAACGCAACGAAGTTGAGAGGTTGTTCAGGAGACTTAAAGGCTTCAGGCGCATAGCGACTCGCTATGACAAGCTGGATGTCATGTTCCTTGCCTTTATCGTTTTCGCTCTCATCGTTGAGGCCCTCAAATAG
- a CDS encoding TRAP transporter solute receptor, TAXI family, producing the protein MVMLMAAPAFGARSMIQICGATSGGTYFLLANAIAQVLNTKMPNDFKANAQSTAGTPINIRLMEKKEAEFAFGQAGIAKNAVDGVAGFEQKFTNIASVTYVYPNVMHVAVAKDANIKTFADFKGKSFAVGASGSATEMNSRDMALIYGLDYLTKKDFTAEYSSESQSVELLKNRQAVGANLIAGVGAASSMDLMSSGKFELLNFSDEKIAELNKINPAYFKFVIPANTYPNQPEAVNTFAVANYIYCRKDLPVDLVYKFTKAIYENQADLVNVHKAAANIKKESAVNGLTVPLHPGAEKYFKEVGAIK; encoded by the coding sequence GTGGTTATGCTCATGGCGGCTCCGGCTTTTGGCGCCAGGTCCATGATCCAGATTTGCGGCGCAACCAGCGGCGGGACGTATTTCCTGCTGGCGAACGCAATCGCGCAAGTGCTCAACACGAAAATGCCCAACGATTTCAAAGCCAACGCCCAGTCCACAGCCGGTACGCCGATCAACATCCGTCTCATGGAGAAAAAAGAGGCTGAATTCGCTTTCGGACAGGCGGGCATTGCCAAAAACGCCGTGGACGGCGTGGCCGGTTTTGAGCAGAAATTTACCAACATCGCCAGCGTAACGTACGTGTACCCCAACGTCATGCACGTTGCCGTGGCCAAGGACGCAAACATCAAAACGTTCGCCGACTTCAAGGGCAAGAGTTTTGCCGTCGGCGCTTCCGGCAGCGCGACCGAAATGAACAGCCGCGACATGGCCCTGATTTACGGCTTGGATTATCTGACAAAAAAGGACTTTACGGCTGAATATTCCAGCGAATCCCAATCCGTGGAACTCTTGAAAAACCGTCAGGCCGTCGGCGCCAACCTGATCGCCGGTGTGGGCGCGGCGAGCTCCATGGACCTTATGAGTTCCGGCAAATTCGAACTGCTTAATTTTTCCGACGAGAAAATAGCCGAACTGAACAAAATAAACCCCGCGTACTTCAAGTTCGTCATCCCGGCCAACACGTACCCGAACCAGCCCGAGGCGGTGAACACTTTCGCGGTGGCCAACTACATTTACTGCCGCAAAGACCTGCCCGTGGATCTCGTCTACAAGTTCACCAAGGCCATCTATGAAAACCAGGCGGATCTCGTGAACGTCCACAAAGCCGCCGCCAATATTAAGAAAGAATCCGCCGTTAACGGCTTGACGGTTCCCTTACACCCGGGCGCTGAAAAGTATTTCAAAGAAGTCGGCGCGATAAAGTAA
- a CDS encoding Putative gamma-aminobutyrate metabolism dehydratase/isomerase (fragment) (Evidence 3 : Function proposed based on presence of conserved amino acid motif, structural feature or limited homology): MIHRAETLYACCLAASYEGHKEASGNFFINSVMANASKMHEAKELNEAIRLLIDICGGFVADMPSDKDFSNAEVGPLLKKYMKGASGVPVENRIKMYRLAEKIALESADSVSDIHGGGSAEAHRLTIIRSVDLEKKKKAARRLAGIEE, encoded by the coding sequence ATGATCCACCGGGCGGAAACGCTCTACGCCTGCTGCCTGGCCGCGTCCTATGAAGGGCACAAGGAAGCCTCGGGCAACTTTTTCATCAACTCCGTCATGGCCAACGCGTCAAAGATGCACGAAGCCAAGGAACTCAACGAGGCCATCCGCCTGCTGATCGACATCTGCGGCGGGTTCGTGGCGGACATGCCCTCCGACAAGGACTTCAGCAACGCCGAGGTCGGCCCCCTGCTCAAAAAGTACATGAAGGGCGCTTCCGGCGTGCCCGTTGAAAACCGCATCAAAATGTACCGCCTGGCTGAAAAAATCGCCCTGGAAAGCGCGGACAGCGTTTCCGACATCCACGGCGGCGGCTCGGCCGAAGCGCACCGCTTGACCATCATCCGCAGCGTGGACCTGGAAAAGAAAAAGAAAGCCGCGCGGCGGCTTGCCGGCATTGAGGAATAA
- the gcdA gene encoding Glutaconyl-CoA decarboxylase subunit alpha produces MKEQTPLRPYFVGMPQIGEPLSEAMLAYYKDNAAAIGREEQALARAAEAVKQAGLPAEQIHKKGQMTAYERIDYLVDPGTWCPLHTLYNPADNEEGCTGVIDGLGKIRGKWAVIIAFDNKIMAGAWIAGQAENILMVTDLAKRLNIPLVWILNCSGVKLAEQEKVYAGRRGNGATFFRHAELNKLGIPVLNAIYGTNPAGGGYHGISPTILLAHKDANIAVGGAGIVGGMSPKGHFDLEGLQQIIDATKDFRGKAPGRAEIHYDATAYFRELHDTEEGVLDGIKRYMDGIPAYDPKFFRVDAPAAPQYPVTDLNSIVPIDQMLQYDVYQALARTLDNSEFMEYRPEYGPETFTGIGKIDGFPVGLIGNKQGFLYDYPEYAGPDSIGVGGKHYRQGLIKQSEFVTLCGRDNLPIIWIQDTTGIDVGDLAEKAELLGLGQSLVYSIEKSGLPMLCLVLRKGTAAAHYVMGGPQANNNTAFTLGTPLTEIYVMHGETAAVASYARRLVKEQEAGKDLTPVMDKMNELVRDYAAKSKPAYSAKHGFVDEIVPLASLRQYFAAFVGAAYQNPQSITPVHQMILPRTIRG; encoded by the coding sequence ATGAAGGAACAAACGCCCTTGAGGCCGTATTTCGTGGGTATGCCGCAAATCGGGGAACCTTTGAGCGAAGCCATGCTGGCCTACTACAAAGACAACGCGGCTGCGATTGGCCGGGAAGAACAGGCGCTGGCGAGAGCGGCGGAGGCCGTGAAGCAGGCGGGGCTGCCCGCGGAACAGATCCACAAAAAAGGCCAGATGACCGCGTATGAGCGCATCGACTACCTGGTGGACCCCGGCACCTGGTGCCCCCTGCATACCCTGTACAACCCGGCGGACAACGAGGAAGGCTGCACCGGCGTCATTGACGGGCTGGGCAAAATCCGCGGCAAATGGGCCGTCATCATCGCCTTTGACAACAAGATCATGGCCGGGGCCTGGATCGCCGGGCAGGCCGAAAACATCCTCATGGTCACGGATCTGGCGAAAAGGCTCAACATCCCGCTGGTCTGGATACTCAACTGCAGCGGCGTGAAACTGGCCGAGCAGGAAAAGGTCTACGCGGGCCGCAGAGGCAACGGCGCGACCTTTTTCCGCCATGCGGAGCTGAACAAACTGGGCATCCCGGTCCTGAACGCGATTTACGGCACCAACCCCGCGGGCGGCGGGTACCACGGCATCAGCCCGACCATTCTGCTCGCGCATAAAGACGCCAACATCGCCGTGGGCGGCGCCGGGATCGTCGGCGGCATGAGCCCCAAAGGCCATTTCGACCTCGAAGGGTTGCAGCAGATCATCGACGCCACCAAGGACTTTCGCGGCAAAGCCCCGGGCCGCGCGGAAATCCATTACGACGCGACGGCCTATTTCCGGGAACTGCACGACACCGAGGAAGGCGTCCTGGACGGCATCAAGCGGTACATGGACGGCATACCGGCCTATGACCCCAAGTTTTTCCGCGTGGATGCCCCGGCCGCGCCGCAGTATCCGGTGACGGACCTCAATTCCATCGTGCCCATTGACCAGATGCTCCAGTACGACGTGTACCAGGCTCTGGCTCGCACCTTGGACAACAGCGAGTTCATGGAATACCGCCCCGAGTACGGGCCGGAGACCTTTACGGGCATCGGCAAGATCGACGGTTTCCCGGTCGGGCTGATCGGCAACAAGCAGGGCTTTTTGTACGATTACCCGGAATACGCAGGGCCCGACTCCATCGGCGTCGGCGGCAAGCATTACCGCCAGGGCCTGATCAAACAGAGCGAATTCGTGACCCTGTGCGGCCGGGATAACCTGCCCATCATCTGGATTCAGGACACCACGGGCATCGACGTGGGGGACCTCGCGGAAAAGGCGGAACTCCTGGGCCTCGGGCAAAGCCTCGTGTACTCCATCGAAAAGTCGGGCCTGCCCATGCTCTGCCTTGTGCTCAGAAAGGGCACGGCGGCCGCGCACTATGTGATGGGCGGCCCGCAGGCCAACAACAATACGGCCTTCACGCTCGGCACACCCCTCACGGAAATCTACGTCATGCACGGCGAAACCGCCGCCGTGGCGTCCTATGCGAGACGGCTCGTCAAGGAACAGGAAGCGGGCAAGGATCTCACCCCCGTGATGGACAAAATGAACGAGCTGGTGCGCGATTACGCCGCGAAGTCCAAACCGGCCTACTCCGCCAAACACGGCTTTGTGGATGAAATAGTGCCCCTCGCGAGCCTGAGGCAATACTTCGCCGCCTTTGTCGGCGCGGCGTACCAGAACCCCCAATCCATAACCCCGGTCCACCAGATGATTCTCCCTCGGACCATACGGGGGTAG
- a CDS encoding 4-hydroxybutyryl-CoA dehydratase/vinylacetyl-CoA-Delta-isomerase (fragment) produces MGLMTKDQYIESLRKRKPTVYMFGEKIDNFVDNPRIRAGIEATGATYAMAEMPEYRDLIVTKSPLINEEVNRFTLPPSSIDDLVHRVKVNRAVANFVGTCHQRCTGLDCMSTLAIVTHAVDKKYGTKYNENFINFLKYMQKNDFTANAGVTDVKGDRSKGAIDQEDPDMYLRVVEKRADGIVVRGAKAHQTGSLSSHECIVLPTRAMKADEKDYAVAFAVPMDAPGMIHVVGRSSLDKRELDGCDTGNVRYSKYCPTIIFDDVFVPWDRVFLCGETEFAVDLVMRFSAFHRQSHGGCKSGRIDCMIGTALNMMD; encoded by the coding sequence ATGGGTTTAATGACCAAAGATCAATACATCGAGTCGTTGCGCAAACGGAAGCCCACCGTCTACATGTTTGGTGAAAAGATCGACAATTTTGTGGACAACCCCCGCATCCGCGCGGGCATCGAGGCCACCGGCGCAACATACGCCATGGCGGAAATGCCGGAATACCGGGACCTTATCGTCACCAAAAGCCCCCTCATCAATGAGGAAGTCAACCGCTTCACCCTGCCGCCCTCTTCCATTGACGATCTGGTGCACCGCGTCAAGGTCAACCGTGCCGTCGCCAACTTTGTGGGCACCTGCCACCAGCGGTGTACGGGACTTGACTGCATGTCCACCCTCGCCATTGTGACCCACGCCGTGGACAAGAAGTACGGGACGAAATACAACGAAAACTTCATCAATTTCTTGAAATACATGCAGAAAAACGACTTCACGGCCAACGCCGGGGTGACGGACGTCAAGGGCGACCGTTCCAAAGGCGCGATCGACCAGGAAGATCCGGATATGTACCTGCGCGTCGTGGAAAAACGGGCCGACGGCATCGTGGTGCGCGGCGCCAAAGCGCACCAGACCGGCTCCCTTTCCTCGCACGAATGCATCGTGCTGCCCACCCGGGCCATGAAGGCCGATGAAAAAGACTACGCCGTCGCCTTTGCCGTTCCCATGGACGCCCCCGGGATGATCCACGTGGTGGGGCGTTCCTCCCTGGACAAACGCGAGCTTGACGGCTGCGACACAGGGAACGTGCGCTACAGCAAATACTGCCCCACCATCATCTTCGACGACGTTTTCGTGCCGTGGGACCGCGTGTTCCTGTGCGGCGAAACCGAGTTCGCGGTGGATCTGGTCATGCGGTTTTCCGCCTTCCACCGCCAGAGCCACGGCGGCTGCAAATCCGGCCGGATAGACTGCATGATCGGCACGGCCCTCAATATGATGGACTAG